CGCCGGTGGCGTCAGGCTCTTCGGTCGGGTCAGGTTCTTCGGCAGCCGCGGTCATGGCCCCCCCCAACGACCAGACCGTGATCAGCCAGCGCCCACCGGCGCTGCCCGGGGCCAATCGCTCGCTGCCCCCCCAGGAGCTCGGCAAGCTGCTGGTCGGCCAAACGCTTAGCCACTTCGAGCTGCTCGACTTTGTCGGCGGTGGCGGCATGGGGGCCGTCTTTCGCGCCCGCGACACCATGCTCAACCGGATCGTGGCGCTCAAAGTGCTGTCGCGTGATCAGGGGAGTGAAGACGACACCCGGCGACGTTTCCAGAACGAAGCCCAGTCCGCCGCCCGGCTCGATCACGAGAACATCGCCCGCGTCTACTTCGTCGGCGAAGACCGCGGGCTGAACTACATTGTCTTCGAGTACATCGAAGGGGCCAACCTGCGCGATCTGGTCGAGCGCCACGGTGGCCCGCTGCCGTTGGCCGACGCGATCAATTACACGCTGCAAGTCGCCCGCGCCCTCGAACACGCCTGCAGCCGCGACGTCGTGCATCGGGACATCAAGCCTTCGAACGTGCTGGTCACGGCCGACGGTCGGGCCAAGCTGGTCGACATGGGCTTGGCACGCTTGCACCAGGTCGACGCGCGCGACGATCTGACGGCCAGCGGCGTGACGCTGGGCACGTTCGATTACATTTCGCCCGAGCAAGCCCGCGACCCGCGCAGCGCCGACGTCCGCAGCGACATCTACTCGCTCGGTTGCACGTTGTATTACATGCTCACCGCGCGGCCGCCGTTCCCCGACGGGACGGTGCTGCAAAAGCTGCTGCAACACACCAGCGACGAGCCGCCCGACCCGCGACAGTTCAACCACGAAGTGACGGACGACGTGGCGGCCGTGGTGCGGAAGATGCTGGCCAAGAACCCGCGGCGGCGCTACCAATCGCCGCCAGCGCTGATTGCCGACTTGTCGGTGCTGGCCGAGGCGCTGGGCCTGCCGCTGGGCAATTGGAGCAACCTGTCGAACGTGCCGTCGGCCGCCGCGCCGACCTGGTTCGAACGACATTTGCCCTGGGCGGTGCCGGTGATGTTGCTGTTGGCGGCGGCCGTGGCCATCGAAGTGGTTTTCTCGACGCCAGTCGATGAAAGCCAACTGCCGACGATCAACGCGGGCCAAATGCGCCCGGCCAATGGCGCCGCGCCGGACAAGGCTGCGCCCGCGGGCGCCGAAGCGCCACACGCAGCGCCCGACGCGCAGGCCGGCGCGACCACGCCTGAAACGAACAGTGCTCTAGTCGCCAACGCTGCGGGCGCAGCACGCCCTGGCGACATGCCACCGGTCCCGGACTCGGCCCCCTCGGCAACGATCACCCCGGGCGCAACGGCCACGCAGCCGGGCGCTGAAACCGAACCGCCGGCCATCGATCCGCCGCCGCGGCCGGGCTTGCTGGTCGTCAGCCCCACGGCGCGTGGGCCGCAATACTTCAATTCGCTCCGCGCGGCTTGTAGCGCCGCGCGCAATGGCGACGTGGTCGAGCTGCGCTACAACG
The Planctomycetota bacterium DNA segment above includes these coding regions:
- a CDS encoding protein kinase; translation: MAPPNDQTVISQRPPALPGANRSLPPQELGKLLVGQTLSHFELLDFVGGGGMGAVFRARDTMLNRIVALKVLSRDQGSEDDTRRRFQNEAQSAARLDHENIARVYFVGEDRGLNYIVFEYIEGANLRDLVERHGGPLPLADAINYTLQVARALEHACSRDVVHRDIKPSNVLVTADGRAKLVDMGLARLHQVDARDDLTASGVTLGTFDYISPEQARDPRSADVRSDIYSLGCTLYYMLTARPPFPDGTVLQKLLQHTSDEPPDPRQFNHEVTDDVAAVVRKMLAKNPRRRYQSPPALIADLSVLAEALGLPLGNWSNLSNVPSAAAPTWFERHLPWAVPVMLLLAAAVAIEVVFSTPVDESQLPTINAGQMRPANGAAPDKAAPAGAEAPHAAPDAQAGATTPETNSALVANAAGAARPGDMPPVPDSAPSATITPGATATQPGAETEPPAIDPPPRPGLLVVSPTARGPQYFNSLRAACSAARNGDVVELRYNGRREERPLLLHNRRFTIRAGESYKPIVVFRPDDSNPMRYPRDMIEVTGGKLSLVNLAIELNVPAPGEIAADRWSLLALQQGDSLEVQNCSFTIRNGDQAALHSDVSLINVRALSNWNGLRVGEAADADEPAHLHWEHCVARGQATLLRIDDAQAVTFAWENGLLCTSEWLTSIHGASMAGQGDPHVRISLRHVTAYAASGFFQMLNDLDHPYLPALDIQANDNILAGDSSSLLIDQAGVDDRNTFLEYVSWNGERNFYTGFDPQSVWRLHDQNRDDGLRRLSAIDWEAHWGRSREVLPNWNGVVWRRPNPQGPLFARGLDDYALEESPDNMARAGASDGRDVGMVGYLLPPLPAEPAATPP